A genomic window from Aquila chrysaetos chrysaetos chromosome 9, bAquChr1.4, whole genome shotgun sequence includes:
- the ARL6IP4 gene encoding ADP-ribosylation factor-like protein 6-interacting protein 4, whose product MAHSQSRKRSRSRSKSKSRSRQERREKKRRKSSKDSHRGSRSPPRKRTSGSHRHKSSSAAAREEKKKERKDKKKRKASTSSSETASSSTGSSSSSSSSSSSSDDSSDSDSKTKKQRHSKKKRAKPKDKNKKKKKKRMKKKSKKKSKERAKEEKAKGEAVPGPSLEQWQKESLVDSGPVLTDEQKSRIQAMKPMTKEEWDARQSVIRRVVDPETGRTRLIKGDGEVLEEIVSKERHKEINKQATRGDGLAFQVRTGMLP is encoded by the exons ATGGCCCACAGCCAGTCTCGGAAGCGATCGCGAAGCAGGAGCAAAAGCAAGTCTCGGAGCAgacaggagaggagggagaagaaaaggaggaaaagcagcaaggacTCACACCGGGGCAGCAGGTCTCCTCCAAGGAAGCGGACCTCTGGGTCTCACAGACACAAGTCGAGCTCAGCGGCAGCTAGGGAAG aaaagaagaaggaaagaaaggataagaagaagaggaaggcaaGTACCTCTTCCTCTGAGACAGCATCTTCATCCACCGGCTCCTCCTcgtcttcctcttcctccagctcctcttctGATGACTCCAGTGACAGTGACTCCAAAACAAAGAAGCAGCGACATAGCAAAAAAAAGCGAGCAAAACCGAAAGACaaaaacaagaagaagaagaagaagagaatgaagaagaaatcaaaaaagAAGTCAAAGGAAAGGGCTAAGGAGGAGAAAGCCAAGGGAGAAGCGGTGCCCGGCCCCTCGCTGGAGCAGTGGCAGAAGGAGTCACTGGTGGACTCTGGACCAG ttttgacagATGAACAAAAATCCCGAATTCAGGCTATGAAGCCAATGACAAAGGAAGAATGGGATGCAAGGCAGAGTGTCATAAGGAGAGTCGTGGATCCTGAAACGGGGAGAACAAG GCTTATTAAAGGAGACGGTGAAGTACTGGAAGAAATTGTCAGCAAGGAGAGACACAAGGAGATTAACAAG CAAGCCACCCGGGGGGATGGGCTGGCCTTCCAGGTGAGGACGGGGATGCTGCCGTGA